The Ahaetulla prasina isolate Xishuangbanna chromosome 4, ASM2864084v1, whole genome shotgun sequence genome has a window encoding:
- the MSL1 gene encoding male-specific lethal 1 homolog — MRSTVYKATATTTTTGPGLLEPGPKEEEEPPPPHLRQPPPPPQNQIPVPAPVAAAGPKGRAIVPAAAAPGQQQQEGGGCCWGGLVPSPCPAGSTRQAGVGDAAGSSRPSKYQAVLPGHTAAAATATKDGKRGGSHAGPGGPPASLSPPPPPLLSSASATAEPGQPPPPPAVASGGSPVSSEPSGKWKSASSSSSTGSGGGNSLRKSPMGAGGGNSSQAACLKQILLLQLDLIEQQQQQLQAKEKEIEELKAERDTLLARIERMERRMQLVKKDNERDKHKIFQEYETEEKVDPDIPEKLPIECPPQELLETSQPLPLKHFPCGRNGKGHKRKSAFGSAERKTPVKKLVAEFSRVKCKTPKASPLKEEPSSSLTESISRRELRSQETPEKTRLLVDTQLKSSTPLKGPGCHSKDKGSCSEIEDLPYLSTTEMYLCRWHQPPPSPLREPSPKKEETVAIPSWRDHTVEPLKDMNPSELLENLDDSVFSKRHAKLELDEKRRKRWDIQRIREQRILQRLQLRMYKKKGIQESEPEVTSFFPESDDVESLTITPYLPVVAFGRPLPKLTPQNFELPWLDERSRCRLEMQKKQTPHRTCRK; from the exons ATGAGATCGACCGTCTACAAAGCAACCGCGACAACGACAACGACGGGGCCGGGCTTGCTGGAGCCTGGcccgaaggaagaggaggagccgccgccgccgcatctCCGCCAGCCTCCGCCTCCCCCGCAGAACCAAATCCCCGTGCCGGCCCCCGTGGCGGCAGCGGGCCCCAAGGGCCGGGCAATAGTTCCGGCGGCTGCGGCTCCTGGACAACAGCAACAGGAAGGCGGCGGCTGCTGTTGGGGCGGCCTAGTGCCCTCGCCGTGCCCGGCAGGCAGTACTCGGCAAGCGGGCGTGGGCGATGCCGCCGGCAGCTCCCGCCCCTCCAAGTACCAGGCGGTGCTGCCCGGACAcaccgctgctgctgctaccgccACCAAAGACGGCAAGCGCGGCGGCTCCCACGCCGGGCCTGGAGGACCTCCAGCGTCTctctcgccgccgccgccgccgctactgTCGTCGGCTTCCGCTACGGCCGAACCCGGGCAGCCGCCTCCACCCCCAGCAGTGGCATCCGGGGGTTCTCCGGTTTCATCGGAACCAAGCGGCAAGTGGAAAAGTgctagtagtagcagcagcaccGGGAGCGGCGGCGGGAACAGCCTTCGGAAAAGCCCCATGGGGGCCGGCGGGGGCAACTCCAGCCAGGCGGCCTGCCTCAAGCAGATTCTGCTGCTCCAGTTGGACCTTAtcgagcagcagcagcaacagttgCAGGCCAAAGAAAAGGAGATTGAAGAACTCAAAGCCGAGAGGGACACA CTTCTTGCTCGAATTGAGCGTATGGAAAGGAGGATGCAATTGGTGAAGAAGGACAATGAGCGTGACAAACACAAGATATTTCAAGAGTATGAAACGGAAGAAAAAGTTGACCCTGATATACCAGAGAAGCTGCCTATAGAATGCCCACCACAAGAACTCCTGGAGACTTCCCAGCCGCTGCCTTTGAAACATTTCCCATGTGGAAGAAATGGGAAGGGTCACAAACG AAAATCTGCATTTGGAAGTGCCGAGAGGAAAACTCCAGTGAAGAAGCTGGTAGCTGAATTCTCACGAGTCAAATGTAAAACTCCAAAGGCTTCTCCATTAAAGGAGGAACCCAGTAGTTCTTTAACTGAGTCAATAAGCAGACGTGAACTGCGAAGTCAGGAGACTCCAGAGAAAACACGATTATTGGTGGACACACAGTTGAAGTCTTCAACTCCATTGAAAGGACCTGGGTGCCATTCAAAGGACAAAGGCTCCTGCAGTGAAATAGAAGATTTGCCATACCTTTCCACCACTGAAATGTATTTGTGCCGATGGCATCAACCACCTCCTTCTCCATTACGAGAACCTTCTCCCAAGAAGGAGGAGACTGTAGCAA TTCCATCATGGAGGGACCACACAGTAGAGCCCCTGAAAGATATGAATCCTTCTGAACTTCTGGAG AACTTAGATGACAGTGTCTTTTCCAAACGACATGCAAAGTTGGaattggatgagaaaaggagaaaaag GTGGGATATTCAGCGTATCCGGGAGCAAAGAATTTTGCAACGACTGCAACTTAGAATgtataaaaagaaaggaattcaGGAATCTGAGCCTGAAGTTACCTCATTTTTCCCAGAGTCAGACGATG TTGAAAGTTTGACGATCACCCCATATTTACCTGTTGTAGCGTTTGGCCGACCATTACCAAAATTAACTCCACA GAACTTTGAACTGCCATGGCTGGATGAACGAAGTCGTTGCCGGCTAGAGATGCAAAAGAAACAGACTCCTCATCGGACATGCAGGAAATAA